The following nucleotide sequence is from Pedobacter sp. PACM 27299.
TAGAGAGTTCGTCAAACCTGGAAGCTTCTAAACTAAGTAATGGCTGATCTGGATTAACCCCTTCATACACTACAGGAACATCATACCAGCGACTTATTTTTTCCATGATACTGCTCAATGGCTCCGATTTAAAGATAAACATTCCATTTTTCCAGGAAGTTGCAGCCGCTATGTCTACATTTTTCAGTTGAGCCATTGTTTCCGTCAGGATCAGCTGCTCACCAGGTTTCAGGATTGTTTCTTTGTTTCCTATTCCGGGATGGTCAACCAGCACACTACCAGTGACCAAAGTACTGCTCACAGCGGCATCTTCCGGATAACTGCTGACTTGAAAATGAGTGCCTAAAACTTTCAGTTCCTGTCTGGTCGATTTTACCATAAAAGGAGCAGCTGCATTGGTCGCTACCTCAAAATAAGCCTCCCCGCTGAGTTGTACTTTACGTACTTTCTCCGCTGAAAAAACACCAGGAAACTTAAGGGAAGAAGCTGCATTTAACCAAACTTTGGTACCATCAGCTAAAGTGAGCATATACTGACCGCCATTTGGAGTTTTGAGCGTTAAATCCATTCCATCTACCGAAACGGGCAATTGGGTTCCATCATTGTAAGTTATCCCAGATTCGGTAATCCTTAAGCCACTTTTAACCTCGCTTAAACTCAGCTCTTGTCCATCGGGCAATACTAGTGCAGCTTTATTACTACCAGGTACAATACCATAAGACGCTGATCCAGTAATCGGATCATCAAACTTAGAAGCCCTGAATTCCCGGTAAAACATAGACATAAAACCCGTTACCATTAAAGCCAGGCAAGCAATAGCGAGGTAGGCGAAGGACCTTTGTTTATAAAAAGGGATGAGCTTGATCTTTTGATCAGCAGATTTGATGACTGTACTTAATAAGGGATATAGTTCAGCGATATGTTTTTTTAAGCGTACATCTATGAATTTCGGAGGTAGCTCATCAACTAGTGCTTTGCGGATCAGCAAACGTAATTCCTTTTCAGAAAGCGTCCCGAAATGCGCGATCAAAAGTTCTGTTTCCTCCTCGGCGACAAACTTTCTAAAATAATCAAACACCAGGTTTTCAGCCATGGTATTCAGCTGAATTACAAAAGCAATTTTTAAAGACAGTTTTCCCCTACTGTCCCAAACGGTAAGGAATAAGTCCTGAATCAATTTATCTACCAGATTCTGATCCTTTAGGAGATGCAGCAGCTGCCCGTATATTTTTTCACTGAAATGTGCATAGAGTTTTCCGAAAGCAGTTTCTTCTCCTGCTTTCAGTTTGATCAGTTCTTCTTTTTCATTCCAGTGCTCTGGTGCTTTAATCCCCATATATTTTTAGCGTTGCCCCGATTATTTAAGCTTCATCCTTATTTTAAGAAAGCATCCAGCTCCGCAGTTTTCTTAATCAAGAATTAAGCAATTATTACTTATAACAATATTTTAATACAAACGTTTGTATTAAAAACAATTTCGCCTTTTGTTATTTAATAAGCAGTGCTTCTGATTTCTTCTATGGCTTCTACAGAAATAGCCAGGTCTTTCCCCAGTTTTTTATAGCCATCCGCGGTAATCACGTAATCATCTTCCACCCTAATGCCACCAAAATTGCGGTAAGCCTGGACTTTATCATAATTGATATAAGCTGAAAACTCATTGCTTGCCTGCCATTGATCGATTAGTTCAGGAATAAAATACAGTCCGGGCTCAACCGTAACGACATATCCTTCTTCCAATGCTTTTCCTAATCTCAGAGATTTTAAGCCAAATTGAGTGGTGTTTTTTTGAAGTTCATCCGTATAGCCTACATATTGTTCTCCTAAATTTTCCATATCATGCACATCCAGTCCCATCATGTGCCCAGTACCACATTGGAAAAATAAAGCATGTGCGCCCTGAGCTACTGCATCTTCCAGATTACCTTTCATCAAGCCAAGTGTTTTTAAACCTTCTGCAAGGCTCAAACAAGATTGATAATGCACATCAATATACCTTCGCCCAGGTTTCAACGTCTGTACGGCCTCCTGATAGGAATGAAGTACAATATTATAGGCATCTCTTTGTTCTGGGAGGAATTTTTTACCAGCAGGAAAAGTGCGTGTCAGGTCACCTGCATAACCCATTGGCGTTTCTGCACCTGAATCATTCAGAATCATATCTCCTTCTTTTAAAATATTACCATGGTAATGGTTGTGTAAGATCTGTCCATTTACCGTTAATATGATTGGGTATGAGAGCTGCCCTCCTGCTGTTAATGCGACTTGATGAACAGCTGCTGCCAATTCATTTTCCGACATCCCTGGTCTGGCCAGTTGCATTGCTTTCAGGTGCATATCCGCTGAAATCACTGAAGCTTTATCCAATTCTGTGATTTCCAATGCTGATTTTACCGACCGTTGTGCAACGACCGCTTTAATCAAGGAAACAGCAGCTTTTTCTTTTACTTGCGCCGGCTTGATATCCAGCAGTTCTGCCAGTTTAATTTTATGCTCCGCGCGATAAGGGGGAAGGAAATGTATGGCCCTTCCCTGTGCTTTTGCTTTAGCAAGATACTGATCCAAATGCTGAAAAGGCACTAATTTAGTGATTCCCGCTTCTTCTGCTTTTGCTGAAAGTGTTTTTTGTCTGCCCATCCATACGATGGCATCTATACTCATTTCATCTCCAAAAAGAGTCACCTGATTTTCATCCAGATCAATCACCGCAGCAAGCTGAGGTTCCGGTATCCCAAAATAATATAAAAATGTGCTGTCTTGGCGGAAATGGTAGGCATTGTCCAGAAAATTCATTGGGCTTTCCTCATTTCCCAGAAAAAGTAAAATTCCAGACTGGAACGCTGCTGAGAGCTGCTTTCTTCTTGCTATATATTCGTCTTTATGAAACATATCTGATCGTTTTTAACTGAATCTTCAAAGTTAGCGCTTAGCTTTAGAATTCTATCTTTTTCAACGAAATAATGAATACAGGAATATCAAAGGAGCGTCTATCAATTAGAGGAAGAAATTGGCAGGATGAGCAGAAGCTACTGCTTCAATAAAAAGGCTATCTCTTTGAGATAGCCTGCAAAAAATTGTTTATTTTAATACGTGAAAAGCCAGTACATTTTGTACATCGAACACATTGACTGACTTGTTAAATTTCTTTCTGACACTTGGTTGAGCTTCTCCGGAGATCCAGATTTTAAGTTCCGCATCCAAATCAAAAGTACCTGCGGTTTCCACACTAAAGCGTGAGATACTTTTATAAGAAATAGACATATATTCTGTTTTACTACCTGTAAGACCCTGAATATCCACCAGGATCAACCGTTTTGAAGTAAAAATAAATGTATCTCTAAGCAGTTTGAATCCCAATTCAATTTCCTCTCCATCAGTTAAAAGTTTATGAAAATCCTTATTCAACTGATCGTTGTTTACAATGCCTGCATTGCCCATCAGGGCAGAAAATAATCCCATATTATATTTTAGTGTTTGATTTTAAGGTATCCTCTTTCAATAGTTTAAACGATGTAGCTTTGAATCTGCCGTTTACAACTTTTCCTGTTACTTCCGCTTTTCTCACTTTATTACAGAAACCATCTTTAGCATGGGCGTCGCCGTGGTCATCAATATCAGAGCCATCTACAAAATAAGCCTGACCATCGATTCTTACCGCTAAGTCACATTCTTTTCCTTTCAAATCGAATTTACACTCACCGCAAGCAGTTTCTACAACATGTGGTGTTTTAAAATCAATAACTGGTTCTTTTTTTGCTTTTTGCTGCGCCTGAACTCCAATAGCCATCAAGGCGAAAAGCATAAGGGTAATCAACTTTTTCATGTTCGTTTAAATTTGTATAAAATTAGCACAAAAACCGGAGAATTGGATCCCCTTATAAAGGCTACCTAAAAGATTTAGGTGTACACTGCATGTGTTTTTTGAAAAATATGTTAAAATTGGCCGGATACTCAAAGCCAAGACAGTAGGCAATCTGCGCCACATTCCATTCTGTATGTTTCAATAGCGCAACGGCTTCCGTTGCAATTCTTCTAGCCAGATGGTCAGATGTGGTTCTTCCAGTGACCTCCTTCACACTATGATTCAAATGATTCACGTGTACAGATAGTTTATGCGCAAAATCATGTGCCGTCCGCAGTTCCAAAACATGATCTGAAGAACCAATTGGAAACTGGCGTTCCAACAGTTCCAAAAATAGAGAAGTCAGTCTAACAGACGCATTGTTTTCTTTGAAATAAGTACTTGCTGGCCTTACTTTCAAAGCTTCATGTACAATCAGATGGATATAATTACGCAAAAGGTCATATTTATGAACATATTCCCCTTCCATTTCTTCCATCATTTTGATCATAATTTCTTTGAAGGTTTCTTCCTGCTGTTCATTGATTAAGATGACAGGACAATCCTGGATTCTCCACAGCAAGGACTCCCGCAGACTTTCATTTCTCTTATGGATAAAATTCTCGGTAAAAAGGCAGAAATAGCCAGACTGAGATTCGGAAGTCGACTCCCAGGCATAAGGAATATTAGGATTGGTAAACAACAAAGCCCTTCCATTCACTTCTATCTTTTCATTGGGATAATGAAGTACACCATGACCAATAATCAGAGAGATTTTATAAAAATCCCTCCGGTTATAAGGAGTCGGATTCAAATGACAATAAGCCGATCTTTTGAAAACACCAAAATGACCGATATCACTGACCATCTCAAAACTTGGAACCGTAATTTCCGGGCGCTGAGTCTTTAAATGATCATAGTACTCCTTTAAGCTTTCGCTTTTATTCACTTGATAAAGATCCTGATTTTTAAACAACATACAATCAATCTTTAGGCAAATTTAGGGTTTGATTGGCGTTCCTGCACGTAATTCTTCAGACGGACTTGTAACAAGTTCATCACCAATACTCAACGTGCCGAAAATCTCTGTCTGATCGTCCGTTTCTCTGCCTTTCTTTATATTTACTTTTTCTGTTTTATTTCCTACTACCTTCCATACATAGGTCCCTTCCGCTGTTTCTATAACCGCTTTTTTAGGCACAATAAAGGTGCTGGCATTAGCCGGAAGTGGGATATGGACTTCTGCAACCATTCCTGGCAATAGCTGTTTGTTTTCATTTGGCACATCCATTTCTACCTTTTCAGAACGCAGACGTAAATCCAGGGCACCAGATAAACGCTTAACTTTTGCCACAAACAGCTGTTCCGGCAATGACCTTACGGTGAAACTGATTTCATCCCCGGCCTTCAAATATCCAGTATAAACCTCTGGAATAGAGATCGCCAGACGGAGGTGTCTTTGCTCCTGCAGCGTGAACAATGGAAATTCAGAACCCTTTCCTGAAGGACCTACATAGGCGCCTAAATTCACGTTTCTTGCGGTAATTTTCCCATTAAAAGGTGCACGAATCTCCAGGTAATCTCTCAGCGAGCCCACTTCCTGATAAGATGCTTTAGCGGCTTCAAATTGTGCCAGATCAGAGTTTTTACGTGCTACAGCCTGATCCAGGTCATTTTTAGAGATAGTACCCGGTGTCTTACTGGTTTCATAAAGACGGTCGTAATTTGCTTTACTAGCCAGATATAGTGCTTCCTGGGCTTTCAATCTGCTTTTTGCCGCTGCAAGCTGAGAATTGGTTTCCGGTGCTTCCAGCGTCATTAATAGCTGCCCCTTCTTCACTTCCGAACCAATATCTACGTTTAAAGTCTTTACAAAACTGCTCACCTTGGCATACAGGTCGACCTGCTGAAAAGCACTCAGTTCACCGGGAAGCTGTAAAGCAGTCGCCAATTTCTCTTTCTGAAGTTTAAATGTGGCTATTGGGGCCGCTTTTTCAGTGGCAACTGTTTCTTTTTTAGCAGTAGCTGAACAGCCATTCAACAGCGTTAACAGCGCCATTCCTCCAGTGATACAAATGGTATATGGAAATATATATTTTTTCATCTATGTATGTTTATATCTTAATATCTAAGCTTAAAATCGGTATTATTTATCAATTATTCGGACAAGCCTTTGATGTAATGTTTACTTTCTTCATCTTCAGGATCCAGAGAAATCGACTCCGTAGAAACTTTTCCTTGCACCCAGGCGAATACCAGCGGTAAAATGACTAACACGGCAAAGGTAGAAGCAATTAAACCACCAATTACGGCTCTTCCCAATGGGGATACCTGATCGCCACCTTCTCCGTGTCCTATTGCCATTGGCAGCATTCCTGCAATCATGGCCACCGTGGTCATAATAATAGGACGAATCCTTAATGCAGCGGCCTCTCTTGCCGACTGTAACGCATTTCCATTATGCTTACGCAGCTGCTCCGCATTGGTAATGAGGAGTACTGCATTCGCTATAGACACACCCACGGACATAATAATTCCCATGTAGGACTGTAAGTTCAAGGTAGAACCTGTTAACATCAACAACAATAACGCACCCAATACCACCGCTGGAACCGTCGCTAAAATCACCAAAGGAACTTTGAAAGATTGAAAGTTTGCCGATAGCATCAAAAAGATCACCACAATGGCCACCAATAGCCCGGATTGCAGACTGCCCAAGGTATCATCCAGCACCTTAATCATCCCTACTGGCTGTACAATCAGCCCTCTTGGCAGTTCTCCCAAAGATTTGATGGCTTGTGTGACATCTTTTGAAGCTGTTCCAAGGTCTTTTTTATTCAGATTGGCCGTTACCGATAAATAAGGTGTTGCTCCAACATTATCATTTTCCCCGTAGGTGGTATCTGTACTGATGCTCGCCACATCACTCAATATCGGTCGGTTTGAATTCTTCAACAGCGGAATTTCTCCAAGGTTATCCTTACTGCTCATTTTATTGAAAGGAACCTGAACCTGAACTCCGTAAGCTAGACCAATCCTTTCGTCTACCCAGACATTTTTATCCGTATATCGGGATGAAGAAGTAGAAGCTACCAAAGACCTGGATACATCATTTAAATCTACACCTACCTGTGCCGCTTTAATCCGGTCGATGTTGATGTTGAGGGAAGGATATTTAATGGGCTGCGCAATCTGCACATCCCTCAGATAACTAATTCCATTCAATTCTTTCATGATCTTATTCGCGTATACTTCGTTTTCTTTCTTATTCTTCCCTGCGATGCGCACTTCCACTGGAGTAGAAGAACCCTGACTCAACACTTTATCCGTAAGTTCTATCGGTTCAAACGACAATTTAACATCGGGCTCCAATGCTTTAACACGAGCCCTCAGGAGATCTTTAAACTCTTCCATATCCACATGATAATCTTTCAATCCCACCTGGAATACAGCTTCATGAGGCCCTGCCATAAACAAATATATTGGATTTACAGAAAACAAAGCTGGATGCTGCCCTACATATACGGAGGTAATATCCAGGTGTTCCGGACCCACCATTTTTTTTAACTCCGCCAGGATGACCTGCACTTTTTCTTCTGTGCGCTCCAGACGAGTTCCATCCGGCGCCCGCATTCTCAATTGAAACTGACTGGAATTTACTTTCGGCAGTACATCTCTTCCGATGTTGGCCAATAAAATAGCGGCGATAGAAATGATGACTACCAGATAGCCCAGCACTACTTGTTTCCGGTAAGGCATGATCCGGTCCAGGAAACGCATAAAGCGGTTTCTAAAGCGTTCAAATGGCCCCAATTTTCCATTATTATTAAAATCTTCCCTTTCTACCAGTATCTTTTTTTGATTTAAGGTATCCTTTTCAGATTCCAGAGTTAATCCTGTTTCCAAAAATACAGCTTCATCATCTGTAATATCATCCGAATGCTTTTTTGCTTTCTTTGGATGCGCTACCATCAGCCAGTTGGCCATAATGGGCACGAAAGTTTGAGATAAAAAGAAAGAAACCACCATAGAAAAACCAATAGCCAGGGCAAGCGGTAAAAACAATGCACCAGGTATTCCTGTCATCGTAAATGCAGGAGCAAATACAGCCAGGATACAGAATAAGATCAGCAATTTCGGAAAAGCAATCTCTTTACAGGCATCCCAGATCGCTAAAGCCTTCGGTTTTCCCATATCAAAATGCTGGTGTATATTTTCAATGGTTACGGTCGACTCATCTACCAAAATTCCGATCGCCAAGGCCAGTCCACTCAAGGACATGATATTGATCGTTTGTCCGAAAAGTTTTAAAAACAACACCCCGGCTATGATAGAAGTAGGAATAGTCAGAATAACAATTAATGCGGCACGTTTATCACCAAGGAATAACAGCACCATTAAACCTGTTAACAAAGCGCCAATTACGCCCTCGCTGATCAAACTTTTTACCGCATTGATCACATATACGGATTGGTCAAACTCATAAGAAAGTTTCACATCTTCCGGTAATGTATTCTGGATCATCGGAAGGTTCTCTTTCAGTTTACTCACCACATCCCAGGTAGAGGCATCGCCAGACTTGGCAATACTCAGGTACACGGATCGTTTTCCATTGATCAGTGCATAACCCACGGTCGCATCCGCCCCATCCTTCACTACCGCTACATCACGGAGGTACAGGTTCTGGACACCTCCTTTAAACAAGGGGATACTCTCAAATTCTTTTACTTTTTTTATAGTGTAATTGGTTGGTGTCAGGTAGTTTTTATCCCCAATCCTGACGTTACCGGAAGGTGCAGTTTGGTTATTCACTTTAATTGCCTCTACCACCTGATCTACGGTAAGCTGATGTGCACGCAGCAATTCTGGATCTACGTTGATCTCAATGGTTCGCACACTCCCGCCAAAAGGTGCAGGAGCCAGTAAACCTGGAATGGCTGTAAATGATGCCCTCACATAGGTATTTGCAAAATCCTGCAATTCATTATTACTGCGGATTGGACTGCTCAATACCAGTTGTCCGACTGGCAGGGAGGAAGCGTCGAAACGAATGATAAATGGAGGCTGTGAACCCGGCGGAAAAATCGCTTGTGCCCTATTGGAAAGCGAACTGAGCTCAGCAGCGGCCTGCGCCATATTTGTCCCTTCATAATAAGTCAGTTTCATTAGCATCAATCCCTGTACATTCTTCGTTTCTATGGTTTTAATCCCATTGGCAAAAAGCAGGATATTGATGTATTGTTTTCCAAAATAGGCTTCCATTTGAGAAGGAGTATAGCCACCAAAAGGATGCGCAATATAGATGACAGGAAGGTTCATTTTCGGTAGGATATCTACCTTGATATCTTTAATGGCACCGATCCCAAAGAAGAACAAACCGGCAACAAGCACCAGGATGGAGATGGGTTTACGAAGTGCAAAACGTATTAAATTCATGGAGGTGGCTAATTAAAATTCGTTGATAAACAGGTCAAAATTTCCAAGGGCAGCTGATTTTAACAAGAGCGCCTGCCAGACATTATTATAGGCGATGTCCCGATCGGTCTCTGCCCTATTGAGCACAAAAAGTGCTTGGGTAAGGTCTACAATAGTGCTGAGCCCGTTTTTATACAAAGTGTTTTTTTGTAAATAAGCGGCGGCAGCGGCTTTAACCTGAATCGGTGCTTCTTTATAATTGTCAAGAGCATTTTTCAATTTGGCATCTGCAATAGCCACCTGCGCCTGTAACTGCTGCT
It contains:
- a CDS encoding aminopeptidase P family protein → MFHKDEYIARRKQLSAAFQSGILLFLGNEESPMNFLDNAYHFRQDSTFLYYFGIPEPQLAAVIDLDENQVTLFGDEMSIDAIVWMGRQKTLSAKAEEAGITKLVPFQHLDQYLAKAKAQGRAIHFLPPYRAEHKIKLAELLDIKPAQVKEKAAVSLIKAVVAQRSVKSALEITELDKASVISADMHLKAMQLARPGMSENELAAAVHQVALTAGGQLSYPIILTVNGQILHNHYHGNILKEGDMILNDSGAETPMGYAGDLTRTFPAGKKFLPEQRDAYNIVLHSYQEAVQTLKPGRRYIDVHYQSCLSLAEGLKTLGLMKGNLEDAVAQGAHALFFQCGTGHMMGLDVHDMENLGEQYVGYTDELQKNTTQFGLKSLRLGKALEEGYVVTVEPGLYFIPELIDQWQASNEFSAYINYDKVQAYRNFGGIRVEDDYVITADGYKKLGKDLAISVEAIEEIRSTAY
- a CDS encoding DUF6370 family protein gives rise to the protein MKKLITLMLFALMAIGVQAQQKAKKEPVIDFKTPHVVETACGECKFDLKGKECDLAVRIDGQAYFVDGSDIDDHGDAHAKDGFCNKVRKAEVTGKVVNGRFKATSFKLLKEDTLKSNTKI
- a CDS encoding PH domain-containing protein; translation: MGLFSALMGNAGIVNNDQLNKDFHKLLTDGEEIELGFKLLRDTFIFTSKRLILVDIQGLTGSKTEYMSISYKSISRFSVETAGTFDLDAELKIWISGEAQPSVRKKFNKSVNVFDVQNVLAFHVLK
- a CDS encoding efflux RND transporter periplasmic adaptor subunit is translated as MKKYIFPYTICITGGMALLTLLNGCSATAKKETVATEKAAPIATFKLQKEKLATALQLPGELSAFQQVDLYAKVSSFVKTLNVDIGSEVKKGQLLMTLEAPETNSQLAAAKSRLKAQEALYLASKANYDRLYETSKTPGTISKNDLDQAVARKNSDLAQFEAAKASYQEVGSLRDYLEIRAPFNGKITARNVNLGAYVGPSGKGSEFPLFTLQEQRHLRLAISIPEVYTGYLKAGDEISFTVRSLPEQLFVAKVKRLSGALDLRLRSEKVEMDVPNENKQLLPGMVAEVHIPLPANASTFIVPKKAVIETAEGTYVWKVVGNKTEKVNIKKGRETDDQTEIFGTLSIGDELVTSPSEELRAGTPIKP
- a CDS encoding FecR domain-containing protein, with the protein product MGIKAPEHWNEKEELIKLKAGEETAFGKLYAHFSEKIYGQLLHLLKDQNLVDKLIQDLFLTVWDSRGKLSLKIAFVIQLNTMAENLVFDYFRKFVAEEETELLIAHFGTLSEKELRLLIRKALVDELPPKFIDVRLKKHIAELYPLLSTVIKSADQKIKLIPFYKQRSFAYLAIACLALMVTGFMSMFYREFRASKFDDPITGSASYGIVPGSNKAALVLPDGQELSLSEVKSGLRITESGITYNDGTQLPVSVDGMDLTLKTPNGGQYMLTLADGTKVWLNAASSLKFPGVFSAEKVRKVQLSGEAYFEVATNAAAPFMVKSTRQELKVLGTHFQVSSYPEDAAVSSTLVTGSVLVDHPGIGNKETILKPGEQLILTETMAQLKNVDIAAATSWKNGMFIFKSEPLSSIMEKISRWYDVPVVYEGVNPDQPLLSLEASRFDELSKLLSLLELSGAVHFKLEATRILVLK
- a CDS encoding efflux RND transporter permease subunit, with product MNLIRFALRKPISILVLVAGLFFFGIGAIKDIKVDILPKMNLPVIYIAHPFGGYTPSQMEAYFGKQYINILLFANGIKTIETKNVQGLMLMKLTYYEGTNMAQAAAELSSLSNRAQAIFPPGSQPPFIIRFDASSLPVGQLVLSSPIRSNNELQDFANTYVRASFTAIPGLLAPAPFGGSVRTIEINVDPELLRAHQLTVDQVVEAIKVNNQTAPSGNVRIGDKNYLTPTNYTIKKVKEFESIPLFKGGVQNLYLRDVAVVKDGADATVGYALINGKRSVYLSIAKSGDASTWDVVSKLKENLPMIQNTLPEDVKLSYEFDQSVYVINAVKSLISEGVIGALLTGLMVLLFLGDKRAALIVILTIPTSIIAGVLFLKLFGQTINIMSLSGLALAIGILVDESTVTIENIHQHFDMGKPKALAIWDACKEIAFPKLLILFCILAVFAPAFTMTGIPGALFLPLALAIGFSMVVSFFLSQTFVPIMANWLMVAHPKKAKKHSDDITDDEAVFLETGLTLESEKDTLNQKKILVEREDFNNNGKLGPFERFRNRFMRFLDRIMPYRKQVVLGYLVVIISIAAILLANIGRDVLPKVNSSQFQLRMRAPDGTRLERTEEKVQVILAELKKMVGPEHLDITSVYVGQHPALFSVNPIYLFMAGPHEAVFQVGLKDYHVDMEEFKDLLRARVKALEPDVKLSFEPIELTDKVLSQGSSTPVEVRIAGKNKKENEVYANKIMKELNGISYLRDVQIAQPIKYPSLNINIDRIKAAQVGVDLNDVSRSLVASTSSSRYTDKNVWVDERIGLAYGVQVQVPFNKMSSKDNLGEIPLLKNSNRPILSDVASISTDTTYGENDNVGATPYLSVTANLNKKDLGTASKDVTQAIKSLGELPRGLIVQPVGMIKVLDDTLGSLQSGLLVAIVVIFLMLSANFQSFKVPLVILATVPAVVLGALLLLMLTGSTLNLQSYMGIIMSVGVSIANAVLLITNAEQLRKHNGNALQSAREAAALRIRPIIMTTVAMIAGMLPMAIGHGEGGDQVSPLGRAVIGGLIASTFAVLVILPLVFAWVQGKVSTESISLDPEDEESKHYIKGLSE
- a CDS encoding helix-turn-helix domain-containing protein — its product is MLFKNQDLYQVNKSESLKEYYDHLKTQRPEITVPSFEMVSDIGHFGVFKRSAYCHLNPTPYNRRDFYKISLIIGHGVLHYPNEKIEVNGRALLFTNPNIPYAWESTSESQSGYFCLFTENFIHKRNESLRESLLWRIQDCPVILINEQQEETFKEIMIKMMEEMEGEYVHKYDLLRNYIHLIVHEALKVRPASTYFKENNASVRLTSLFLELLERQFPIGSSDHVLELRTAHDFAHKLSVHVNHLNHSVKEVTGRTTSDHLARRIATEAVALLKHTEWNVAQIAYCLGFEYPANFNIFFKKHMQCTPKSFR